The Arachis ipaensis cultivar K30076 chromosome B05, Araip1.1, whole genome shotgun sequence nucleotide sequence CAAAACAAAACCATAGAAACTCTTatctaggggtgtgcatgggccgggtgaaaccgggtttgatgtgacccagacccggcccgaaatatataccgggcctatttgttagacccaaacccgaccctagacccgatgaaacttatacactttcgggccacgattataccgggtgaaaaccgggccgttaacattatattaccttgataccttcttgtaagttagcatgtaaaattcacttagaaaaatataataagaactaactcttctctaaaattaaagtataaccataatcaatactaatattgcctaataacaccaaatatttaaatcaatacaaataacacaagattatgcattagtctaaagtcttatgcattttaaacataaaacattaacttatagtcttatatataatgactaataacacaaaatattaaggtttacaatacttaaatttcacataataatagctatcatccatcactaataacacaaaatattaattgtgtatgatgaccgggccaccgggccgatttcgggtgacccgagctatggcccggacccgacccgaaataatgaccgggtctacttttgagacccatacccggccctagacccgatgaaatcacaacaaattagcccctaaagtgtttggggccgggccgggtcttcgggccggaccgggccatgcacacccctactctTATCAATATATCATTTCAAAACATCATCAATACATAAAAGTTTCCCAGAAGAGAAACACTCAATAAAAAAGTCCAACAACTTGTCTTCCTCATCAGATCTACCTATCGCTTCCAGAATCTTCATAGGTTCAGGACACCAATACAAGGGAAAAGTTTCTCCTAACTCTGAATCCAAGAAGAACGGATATTCCGTCTCACAAGAACGGACCTTAACGAACATATCTTTGAAACTTTTAAATAACGATTTATATAACATAAAAATGGAGTGACCAGGAAAACTACTTAAATTTATCCAAAGGCCTTTACGGACCCATTTCTCTTGGAAAAGCGAAAAGAAAATATTCAATGTAGGGGCGGTCTCCAGGAAATGCATTACACATTCAAAAGCACGAATAAACGCCCAGGAATTCGGGTGCAACTGTGATGGAGCACAGTTGAGCTGTGTTAATATTGAACACTCAAAATCCAAAAAAGGAAGTTTCACACCCAATTCAGTAAACAAATAGGTATATACATAGAAATAAGTCCAAATCCCCTTTTTTCACAAACCCTATCCTCTGCATTATAGGGAAGCAACTCGATACGTATACCAAAGCCACCACGAACCCAGTTCACGgcattaaaaatacataaactcttCACACTTTGAAGAAGGGAAGCGCGACATTTAATGTTCGCATGCACCCATTTATACAGATCGTCCTTTACCTCCACTACTTTATCTTCTGGATTTTTCATGGTTAACAACTTAGCAGAAATACAGAGATGGAAAGAAATGAAAAAGTCTTACCTTTTGTCGCCATCCCCCTTGACTTAGTATGTGTCTCCAACACAAACAAACTGAAAAGTGTTCAAGTAAACATCAGTAAGGGAAAAACAAGCAAATAAACCCTGGCCATCAAATCAAGGAAACCGTTCGAATAACCAAAGAACATAGTGGTTATGATTACCTCGAACCAATACCCCACTAACATTTATTGCAAACGTGCCTTGCTGGTTCTTAAGGACAATAAATGCACAGTAATTACCAAACGAAAAAAGCAGCAGTTACTAACAAGTCGGCATCATATTGAGCTTGGGTGCTTGGATACAATAAAGCCAGGTATAACGTCGAATATTCAAACAAAAGCTCAACTTGCTTCTGACATTAGCAAGTCAAGTTTGGGTGCTGTGATCCGTGCCTAATAACTCAAACTGACGTTATACCTCAAATCAGCTAAGTCAAAGTCAGTTGCACCGAACAAGAAATATACGCGCTACCTCGACTCATATCCCAGGAAATCTCGGGATCTCAACAAACGCACTCGTTCAATTATAAATAAGATGTTGCGAGTGACCTAAGATAAGATAGATAACGATCACACACAAAACAAAGCTCAAAATCCATTGCTATTGCTATTTTTTTTATCACGaactgacttaagcatcgaagtctttTTTGCAATTTTTTCACATTGCTCGGACGAGGAAGGAGCTCGAGATGCAGCACATAGGAGAAAGACGCCATCAATGCTATTCTAGCTGTCGCCGACCTATACCTCGGAACCCAATTCCAGACCGGAACATTTGGCACCACCGTGGGGCCAAGTTTATTCTAAATTAACCCCACCTGCACTTTATCTTAATATTTTTTGCAGGACCATGGTTGATGACACCGTACCTCGGACTCTTCCTCCCACTCATGATGAATTGGTAGCCATGAATGCTACCCTCCTCGCTGAGGTTAAAATGATGTTCGAGCTCCTAGAGTCAACCCACAACGGAAAGTCTAATGCCAAGGACCCTAAGAACACGACTTCAAATGTCACACGATCTCAGGAATCAAGTTCCCAGGAGATCACCCCGCAAATTGaatatgttataagtataattgtaaacataataataaaataataatattataacacattgtgcggtttggattggatcgGTTGTGAAAAGTAGATccaaaatccgatccgatccaacgGTTTACAAAAAATAAGATCCAATCAAATTCGAATTAGTGTGGTTTTAATCGATtttcggtttggattggattggatgaaCAATTTAATTTAGATCGGTTTAGATTTGAACACCCTAGTTGCCACCCTTAGGGATAACACAATTCCAAACCAACTGGATAataattgaaataagaatgagaACTTGATCCATCAAGTGCACACGAGACGACAACACAGATTCACAGATACGTAAGGGTGTGGCCAAATCATGTCGTTGTGGTGCTCCCCCTCCAACTTTCTTCCccgttcttcatcttctcccaatTGCATTGGCTTAGCAACTCCAATTCTCTTCTCCTCAGACTTCAAACCTCTCCAAGTTCCCTCCCCTTCCCAGAGATTCAGAGTTGCAGCTAAATCAAACTCGGGCACGGAGCCGTCTCCCCCCACAAACACAAGCTTTCTCGCTTTTCTATGTCCTCTGCTCAAGCTTTTCTCTGTAACTTCACTCCACTCACTCCGATAATACCCTTATCCTTATGCTTTGTTCCTTCAATGACATGTTGTAATGTTGTTGCTGTCTCTTACACATTCACAGGGAGGAGATCCTTCTAAACAACGCAATTTCACTTTCGAGGTCAACAATCCCACTTCTTCCTCCCTATTTCATTTTCACGTCCAAAATTTAATTCATATGTCGAATGGCAGGTGGCAACATCTTCCTTGGCTACCCTCTCAAGATTTCCATGGGGAACAAAATCCAAACGTCACACTTCACTCAACACTCCCATCACCTCAAATCTTCCTGTTAATCTGCAGCTTTTTGAATTTGGTATGCTTCTTCCACTTTAGCTACATGTTTTCCAGCAATCCTCACATGCTATTGCTAATAATTTCATTTACTTATACTGCACAACGTTCTACAAGATATTGATTTATTTCTTTTGAGAACATTATATTATTGCTAAGCCCCGCTCTTGGTCTCACACTCTCACTCAATGTTAATATTTACTGTACCAGTTCTCATCCGAACCCTTGTGATTGTTGTGAATTTATCATTAAAGTTTGTACTTGTCCAATATTAAATCTTGAAAGCTGAAACATTGTTTGTCAACAGAGGCATGCCCCTTTTGTAGAAGGGTACGGGAGGCCTTGACTGAACTAGATCTTTCTGTGGAGGTTAGCTTCAGATACATCATATGGTCACATACAgcttcctttctttttttctatGCACATAGTCACATACACTTACCAGTTACGACCCTGTTTATTAACGGGCCTTGTTGCCTTAGTGCCTTGCGTATTCGTTTTCATTAGTTTATGAAGAAAAAGTAAAATcggtgaaaataataaaaatttatattttgttattaatttatCTTTCACAAAATCCTAGAATTAGAAAACATTGAAATATGAAAACAAACTCTTGACTTTGTTTTCATTAAAAGGAATTGCATGAATATAAACATGACCGGCACTCATTTAAttgattattgattttttttttgtcaaacagAGTAACTGATTAGAGCAAAACAGAACGATTTGATACTTCCTTTTTGTATGAGAACTTAATTACAGTcaatgaattaaaatatttttagttgAGAGTTGTGACATGACGAAATTGATTTAAGTTCACTTTTATCAATCAGTTCGGCTAATATTAACCCTTTTGGTGATATCAATTCAAATAGGTTTATCCTTGTCCTAAGGGTTCTGTAAGACACAGAGAGGTGGTAAGAAGAACTGGTGGCAAAGAGCAGTATGTGATTCCCCGTGTCATATCATTTCTTATTGGTTGATGATTTTATTGCAGTATAGCTGAATATCGATAATCTAAAAGCAACTTTCAGAGTATACCATATGTCTATTAATTTTTAAGTATATgccctttctttttttctttttcctttttttaaaaaaaagaaaaagaaaaaacttgTTCCAGATGTTCATTTTgatttctttttaaaaatcttttgttGCGTGCATTTCACAACATATTTAATGCAAGTGTAATAGTTTGatgctcttcttttcttttcaaatatcatatttattttgaatttgcttCTGTGACATTCTTTTGTAGGTTTCCTTTCCTCATTGATCAAAATTGTGGTGTTTCTATGTATGAAAGTGGTACGTGAGGAAGCTCTATCTCTCTTCTTTCTCCAAGTAGTTGCTGCTTATCTGTATAGTCGCAGTGTCATAAATCACCAACATTTGCGGTTCCTTTAACTGGTTTGAGGAGACCATGTTAACAACTTATTTTTCATCTCCAGATTTCTTGCATGaagtttcacttttttttttcttagttgTATTAGTAAATCATATTAACTAATTCAATCCATTGAGTGTTGTATACAGATTTGTGTTAATAGATTTGCTAGGTTACTAAATGCAAGTATGCAACGTAGCCTTTAACTCGACCTGATTCTGCATGGCTTCTTCCCTTTTATTTAATTCTTCGTGTCTTGTTGTAGGTGATATCGTGAAATACTTGTTTGAGCGATATGGAGAAGGTAGAAGTCCATCATTGGGTTTACTGGAGAGGTATCTGATACAATTCTTGTTTTGGATGTCATTAATTAGATCTATTAATTTCAAACCATCGTTGTTATCGATTTACAGTAGACTAGAATATCTTAATTTAATATGCACATGAACGAGTTAAGGTAGTCCCTGAGCAGTGTTTTCCCAGCTAAGGAATACTTACATAAACAGTGTCTTCCAATCTTGGGCAAATCACAAAGCAACCGTGTAATGATTGTAAGTCTTAAATCTTAATACAAAGAGTTAAAGAGATGTCAACATTTACAAGACTAATTGTACCAGTCGTTGCTCCATGGTTTTGATGAGGATAAAATTAAAGTTGGCTTTTATTTTTTCCCTTAATAGAAATTGTTTGggtgaatttttaaaaaaaaaatcttatttttatttttctagtatttttatttttattactagaAATTTATCaaacgctaaaaaataaaaaaaaatactttcattaaaatttttttttttatcaatttaatttaaCTGTACCCGAATAAACGGTAAGTTACTCTTGTCCAGCACTATTTTTACTGGATGGATGCCAACAATACTTCGAGCAGGTAGGGGAATGACCCTTTGGGAACGTTCCAGGCTTGACATTCCTCCAGGGAAGTTGGAGCTCTTCTCATACGAAAATAATCCAGTAAGATAATAATTTTCTATCTCTAGTTTGTGGAGGAAATGCAAATGCAGACACTCAAACTTGTTTTTTAGTTTCCACTTGGCCTAGACTGTGGTATGGAAAGAGAGCTAGTGTTGTTTGACCgtagtttcctttgtttaaattcaacTATGATGGACAGAACAAATCCACATAATTGTGTTGAAGTTATGGCCTGTTATTATTTTgtattcttgtttttcttctcaaACTAAACAGATGTAAAATTGCACCCTACAGTATGCACGAATTGTTCGTGAGGCATTGTGTGAATTGGAACTTCCTTACACTCTACAAAATGTTGGAGAAGGATCTCGTCAGATTAAGTTACTTTTGGATGCTTCCGGATCTAAAGAGGTCAGATTTAGATCAACAAAATTGCTTACCAGTTTAACTGAAATTAGATCCGTATGCTTCCAGATACGTTGGTTGTTTGTTCAAAATTGGAAATTGAAGTTTTACAGTGGGTTTGCTGCCCTATAGGGCTATACCATTAGCGTGGACGACCTTAAGCAAGTAGGTGGTTATGTCCAAtaatgaaaatatatatatatattgacaaCAGAACACAAAATGGTAAGAAGGAAGATTGCAAAAGATTTTTAATTTCTCTCTACTCAAATATGAAAATTGTCTTTTACAGGTTCCTTACATGATTGATCACAATACTGGATTTCAATCTGGGGACTATAAGATGATCCTATCTTATTTGTTTGAAACCTATTCCACAGCTATTGTATGATTTCCACTCTCTGTAGCCGAAGAATTTCGTGCTTTGGATTGGAATCACTATTCACCAACAAGCCTGTGCAGAGGTCCAGGGTATTATAGGCTAGAGAGGATTGTATAAAGTAGAATAGGACTAATTAAGTAATTATAAGTCGACTGAATCTCTTGAGTCTTgattttatttagaataaaaagtGATATGGAGTAGCTTTTTTCATTAAGGAGTAGAGGATGTATCCTGGTCATTTTTAGAGTTAGTTGAACATATAGGTTTGATTTCGGATTTGTGCTACCCTATTGGTTAGTATCAAAATGTCATATGACTTTTGTTTTAATCTTCACCATTCATGAAAAATAGCCCTATTTGATCTTCTCACTCTTCTAATATAAGAAAATTAATAATTTCTTTCATTTAAAGCCTTCTTTTAGCattcttcattttttattttgttgtttacaGTTTTAAAGTTTTTAATCAAAtgtgtataataataataatataaaaaacaaTAAAGTTTTTACTATCATATATTATTNNNNNNNNNNNNNNNNNNNNNNNNNAAAAATaaacatataaaataaaatctaaaataatataaaaaaaattaaaattagtaaaatttattatttttatcaaataattttaactattaatctaatattttttaatttaataatatatatttcttctatatttttaaatattattattgtgTAAAATCAATAAATTCTACTAATTCTATAGTATTTCTCATAGTATAAATATCATTTTCCACCCTCGGTCTCTTTGTCACCACCTTTGCTTCCCTTTACTCTGAAGCAAATTCAGAGTTCCAACGCGTGTTAATCTGCATACAAATTGCCCGAATTCCATCTTTAAATTAAACTGACATCTACCAACCCTTAACTTAAAAGACGTTCCTGCTCTGGCCATCGTAAACCCAACCCCCGCCGGGCCGCCGCCGGTCACGTTGGCTCGTTAATTTATAGTTGTATCCATAAATTGAAGCATGAGATCCAAAACGCAATTCACAGGCACTCTGAAGGTATCACTTCTGTGCCTTGGATTTTTGGTCCTCTTCGTGTTGATATTCCGGTCAACCATATCCTCCTTCAATTCATCAAAGTCAAACACAAGAAGAGCTAGCTCTGCTACAGAAGAAGCGCAAGGCAGAGAAGCAGAGAGCGCAACAGTAGTGGCGTGCCCGTCAGTGGCGCCATTGACTCCGACATGCAGCAAAGCCCCTCCATCTCTGGTGAACGCCGTGATCCACTACGCGACGACGAACATCACCCCTCAGCAGACCCTCCAGGAGATCTCAGTGTCAGCCAGAGTCCTGCAGAAGAAATCACCCTGCAACTTCCTCGTGTTCGGCCTGGGCCACGACAGCCTCATGTGGACGTCCCTCAACTACGGCGGGCGCACCGTGTTCCTGGAGGAGGACAAGGCCTGGATCGACCAAATCCAGCAGAGGATTCCCGGCTTGGAGTCGTACCACGTGGCCTATGACACCAAGGTCCACCAGGCGGACGATCTCATCAAGATTGGAATGGAGGAGGATGAGTGCAAGAAGGTGAGCGACCCCAGGTTCTCCAAGTGCCAGCTGGCACACAAAGGCTTTCCGAGCGAGGTTTACGACATTGAGTGGGATGTGATCATGGTGGATGCACCCACCGGCTACTTCGAAGGGGCGCCTGGCAGGATGAGCGCCATCTACACGGCTGGCTTGATTGCCAGGAACAAGGAGCAGGGCGAGACCGACGTCTTTGTCCACGACGTTGACAGGAAGGTCGAGGACACCTTCTCCAAAGCCTTCCTCTGCCAAGGCTATCTCAGGGAGCAGCAAGGACGGATCAGACACTTCACCATCCCTAGCCATAAGGCTCGTTTGGGCAGACCCTTTTGCCCCTCCTGAGTCCTCATACCTTTTGcaattatattattcttttaacTTCCCCAGTACTGTTTCTCATCATTTCTTTACTCAATGGGAATCTCCAGCCATAGCCaacacaaataaaagaaaagggagaaaacGAAGCCTTCGTATATTGCATTTTTTTCATACTATATCACCTTGTTTTGGTTTTTCAGAAACTCTCTTTTACAAAAGCGAGTAAGTTATTTTTCATCGTTAGCAATACACTTAATTGGTACAGAAGCTATACTAGGCGCACACCACTACACCAGCAACAATATTAAACATTGCCTTTACCACATTCATTAAAGGGATAACAGCCACGTTTGTAGTTGATGATCTTGTATATTTAAAACAAGGTTCCAAGAACAACGTACTTGATTTAGAAACTAGTAACGGAATGAGAAGAGATAGCTGCCATTCTCTTGTCAACGTCAACACGCAACAGTAATGAAAATTATGTGTTGCTTGGTACAAAGACAAAAGCTGTGAGTCGTGATTAAATTTGAGCAAAGACTAATTACATTTATTCCTGAAATTTGTTGATTCAGTTGTGAAGTGTTTTTCGTCACAAATTCCTTAAAGAGCATGCTGCTTCTACGCTGGAGATCCTAGGTGCTAGCTGATGGGCCAATTCAAACTTTAGAATCAAATTGTTCTCTCCATCCACTCATCATCACCCCTGCTGTTTTCCAATTTCTCATAAATACCAATCTCTCCTGGTTCAATACTCATCAATAGGTAGCacgaaatataaatgcatgcaagTTTTTTCATCAGTACAAATATTTTCGATCAAATATGCAAAGGATTatgtcataaaaaaaatatatatgcaaaggattatattttttttggtgactgggCAAAGGATTatataagaaaataaaattttattctacATATTATTTTTGTCAATATTCACTAAcactttttatcaatattttatttttgtattattaaaatttattatttaaaattcacaatttaaaatttaattttgataaaaaaatattaaattttataagtCAAATAGCCTTACTCTTACAAAATTAAGCGATTTGTAAAGTCATGAAAGAGTAAATTATATCAATTTCGCTTTTAAATTATCAAAACATTGACAAAAATGACTCTCACTTTTGTTAACCACAAAAATACCTCCCTAAATATGTAAAAACGCTACAGAAATCTCCAATCGTTAAAAAAAACCTCATTCACTAACGGAATATACTAATATGACATACGAAATATACAAATGATATTCTATCATATTCACATTTCATTTTAGGTGAATGTTAtggttttgaaataaaaaaatttctacaCCTGTAAAATATTCGTGTCATATTTTTAGGACGGCAGACTGAACAATTCTAAAATTTCGGAATTGATGTAGACACGGATAATTCATAAGTACTTTCATTTTTTGCAGGTAGATTAATAGCTCCattaaaaaataagtatgatagtattttataataatttattatgtgtTGGGCTTACTACATTGGGTGGATATGTTGCTTCATGTAGTTGTGggcttataaaaaataataaatataagggTTAAGTATAATTTTGGTCCCTAATGTAGGGATTGAAAGTTTATTTCGTTTCTAAcatttttttcgctacaaaatagtCTCGAAGgtttcagtttattttaaaatcgtcatttttaccaaatttttaatttttattccgaAAATACTCCTAATTAAAAAAACACAAAACGTTGAATAAGGAAAGGGGGAAGGGAATCACGGACGCGCGCGCGCAGAAGAGGGGGAAGGAAAGGTGGAGAAGGGAAGGGGAAGGGAAAGGGCCACCACCACTGATCCTCGCCGTCGTCGCTGCTCCTCGCCGTCGTCGCTGCTCCTCGCCGCCGCCGTTGCTCCTCTCCCCTTCACGCTTACCCCAGAGCAATCGTGACCCTCTCTCCTCCTTCTCTCCTTTCTTGTCTCGGATCTCCTAGAACCAAAGCTCATCGCCAGGTGAGCCTCTCCTACTTCACCACCGCACAGCAACGTGGAG carries:
- the LOC107645078 gene encoding uncharacterized protein LOC107645078 isoform X3; this encodes MSLWCSPSNFLPRSSSSPNCIGLATPILFSSDFKPLQVPSPSQRFRVAAKSNSGTEPSPPTNTSFLAFLCPLLKLFSGGDPSKQRNFTFEVATSSLATLSRFPWGTKSKRHTSLNTPITSNLPVNLQLFEFEACPFCRRVREALTELDLSVEVYPCPKGSVRHREVVRRTGGKEQFPFLIDQNCGVSMYESGDIVKYLFERYGEGRSPSLGLLESTIFTGWMPTILRAGRGMTLWERSRLDIPPGKLELFSYENNPYARIVREALCELELPYTLQNVGEGSRQIKLLLDASGSKEVPYMIDHNTGFQSGDYKMILSYLFETYSTAIV
- the LOC107645078 gene encoding uncharacterized protein LOC107645078 isoform X5, whose product is MSLWCSPSNFLPRSSSSPNCIGLATPILFSSDFKPLQVPSPSQRFRVAAKSNSGTEPSPPTNTSFLAFLCPLLKLFSGGDPSKQRNFTFEVATSSLATLSRFPWGTKSKRHTSLNTPITSNLPVNLQLFEFEACPFCRRVREALTELDLSVEVYPCPKGSVRHREVVRRTGGKEQFPFLIDQNCGVSMYESGDIVKYLFERYGEGRSPSLGLLESMHELFVRHCVNWNFLTLYKMLEKDLVRLSYFWMLPDLKRFLT
- the LOC107645078 gene encoding uncharacterized protein LOC107645078 isoform X1, which produces MSLWCSPSNFLPRSSSSPNCIGLATPILFSSDFKPLQVPSPSQRFRVAAKSNSGTEPSPPTNTSFLAFLCPLLKLFSGGDPSKQRNFTFEVATSSLATLSRFPWGTKSKRHTSLNTPITSNLPVNLQLFEFEACPFCRRVREALTELDLSVEVYPCPKGSVRHREVVRRTGGKEQFPFLIDQNCGVSMYESGDIVKYLFERYGEGRSPSLGLLESTIFTGWMPTILRAGRGMTLWERSRLDIPPGKLELFSYENNPYARIVREALCELELPYTLQNVGEGSRQIKLLLDASGSKEVRFRSTKLLTSLTEIRSVCFQIRWLFVQNWKLKFYSGFAAL
- the LOC107645078 gene encoding uncharacterized protein LOC107645078 isoform X4, with protein sequence MSLWCSPSNFLPRSSSSPNCIGLATPILFSSDFKPLQVPSPSQRFRVAAKSNSGTEPSPPTNTSFLAFLCPLLKLFSGGDPSKQRNFTFEVATSSLATLSRFPWGTKSKRHTSLNTPITSNLPVNLQLFEFEACPFCRRVREALTELDLSVEVYPCPKGSVRHREVVRRTGGKEQFPFLIDQNCGVSMYESGDIVKYLFERYGEGRSPSLGLLESMHELFVRHCVNWNFLTLYKMLEKDLVRLSYFWMLPDLKRSDLDQQNCLPV
- the LOC107645078 gene encoding uncharacterized protein LOC107645078 isoform X2 encodes the protein MSLWCSPSNFLPRSSSSPNCIGLATPILFSSDFKPLQVPSPSQRFRVAAKSNSGTEPSPPTNTSFLAFLCPLLKLFSGGDPSKQRNFTFEVATSSLATLSRFPWGTKSKRHTSLNTPITSNLPVNLQLFEFEACPFCRRVREALTELDLSVEVYPCPKGSVRHREVVRRTGGKEQFPFLIDQNCGVSMYESGDIVKYLFERYGEGRSPSLGLLESTIFTGWMPTILRAGRGMTLWERSRLDIPPGKLELFSYENNPYARIVREALCELELPYTLQNVGEGSRQIKLLLDASGSKEVRFRSTKLLTSLTEIRSVCFQIRWLFVQNWKLKFYSGRP
- the LOC107645079 gene encoding glucuronoxylan 4-O-methyltransferase 3, translated to MRSKTQFTGTLKVSLLCLGFLVLFVLIFRSTISSFNSSKSNTRRASSATEEAQGREAESATVVACPSVAPLTPTCSKAPPSLVNAVIHYATTNITPQQTLQEISVSARVLQKKSPCNFLVFGLGHDSLMWTSLNYGGRTVFLEEDKAWIDQIQQRIPGLESYHVAYDTKVHQADDLIKIGMEEDECKKVSDPRFSKCQLAHKGFPSEVYDIEWDVIMVDAPTGYFEGAPGRMSAIYTAGLIARNKEQGETDVFVHDVDRKVEDTFSKAFLCQGYLREQQGRIRHFTIPSHKARLGRPFCPS